The stretch of DNA ATTAGGATCATGGCATCAAAACCCATTAGAAAAGTCAACTAACCCCTCAGGGTTTTATTCTGTGACCTCAACTGACCACATTTCTAAAGAGAAAATTCAGGCATCTAGAGACATATTtttggagcctttttttttttttatctttgagacagtcttgctctgtcaccaggctggcgtgcagtggcatgatctcagcacactgcaacctccacttccctggttcaaatgattcctctacctcagcctcccaagtagctgggactacaggtgcgtgccaccatgcctgactaattttttgtattttagtagagacggggtttcaccgtgttggccaggatggtcttgatctcccgatctcgtgatctgcctgcctcaggctcccaaagtgctggaattacaggcaggagccaccatgcccggccaagccTGTTGGTTCTTAAAATGTGCATCTATTGGCCTTACCGTGAAGATGAAGGCCTACCATATTACCTCTCCAAATCCAAGAACCCAAGCCCTCCTGTACTTCAGAAAAGAATTCCTCATGCCCTTTGGTGGATTTTAATAACAACAGAAGTAACCACAAGGGGATTACCAAGGTCTCCTTTCAGAAAAGGAATGTGGTGTTGAACAATGGTCTCCATTTACTTGGCCAGGAGAGACTAGAGAAGATCTCACCTCATGAGCCCTGATGTCTGTTTATCATCTGCTTGGCCCCCAGCgggacagactccatctcagagggAAGGTGCTTGTTGGTAAGGCCTGCAAAGAACCCAGCAGAAATTCTGGGGGAAAATACAAGACACATGTGGGCAGGAATATCAGCATCGTTGATGAGAATCTGAAGTTTGATGAAAATCACCCTTTCAGGGTTTTGATTTCCCCAGTTAATAATCTGCTCCCTTAAGAGAGACAGAAGAAGCAAAGATCAAGCTTGTGACACCTCGGTGTGGCTGAAACCTCTCTCAGAGGCCTAAATGAGAATTGGCCTCTCCTGCTTCTGGGTCTCACTCTTCTGGGTGAACCTCTCAAAAGAGGCTCCTCAAAGAGGCACAGCTGACCCCATTCCTTGATAATGGTTTGGAACAAGCCTGCCTAAGCCAGGTCTCCTCAACCCTTGTGCCAAAAGGAAGGAGACTGAGGAAGCTGAGCATCAAAGACTCTTTCATGCCAAGAGAGGTGGAGGCTCAGCCTGGAAACCAGGATGTCTGAGGCACATCGCTGTGGAATGTGTAGAATTCCGTCCACAGGTGTTCTGCAAAGGCTGTGCATCGTCTGATCCCTCTGATGTAGGCTGTGCATCATCTGATCCCTCACAGGCGGCAGCTGAGGACATTGCCCGGGCCAGCTTCCTTTCGCACTTTACCATGCCTGCCATTCACCCGGGAACTTGCTGAGATGCAGATTGTGACTCAGTAGTTCTGgatggggcctgagagtctgcatgtcttgggtgatgctgctgctgtcaCCGCTGGTCCAGGGACAAGCTTTGAGGAGCACCTCTTATTGAGTGACCCACACAGAGAGTTGCAACTTTGCTTCTCTTGGGAACTTGTTAGAGGTGCAGGTCCTAGCCCAGACCTGCAGAATCAGACTGCATTTCCACAAGACCTCCAGGAGGTTAACGTTtaatgtttgagaagcactgacatAGAGGACACTTCCCAGAATGTGGTGTGCCCTGAGCTGGTGGTTTTGTAGAGGAGACTATGATTTTGAAGAGCACAGCTCCTTATATAAGGTGTGGATCTCATGCAATGTTAAGAAGGAGCACCATTTCCATGCTTCAAAGCAGCTACCTGAATAGACTTAGCCCTGGAGAGGGAGATGGCAGATGGGTCTTTGGAGAGCCAGACTCTGCAAGATCCACCAGAGGCAGCCAGAGCCCAGGGATGGCTGCAGGGGCAGCTGCAGGAGGGTAGGGAATCCCCAGGGATTTGTGTATGACTTATTCACACACCCTCACACTTTTTGGTAGCCATTATAAAAATAAGTTGCAAAATACACTTCAAGGAAAATAAGgtggaaaaataaagttaataatatgAGGATAAGAAGTTAACAaacttcaaatgaaaaaatatcaaaggTTTTAGAGAATGACATAGGAGAATATCACTGTATGAATGTTtgtatgtgtctttgtgtgtgtatgtgtatgtatgtgtatatttttgtgtatgtgtgtatgtgtacgtgtctgtgtgtgtgtatgtgtatgtatatgtgtatctatgtgtgtgtatgtgtatgcatgtgtctctgtgtgtatgtgtacgtgtctgtgtgtgtatgtgtttgtatgtgtgtgtatctatgtgtgtgtgtatgtatatgtgtgtatgtatgtttatgtgtgtgtatttgcatgtgtatgtgtgtatgtgtttgtatgtgtgtatgtgtacctgtgtgtgtatgtgtatgtgtgtatgtgtgtgtatatgtgtgtataatatatgagAGTATCACTCCTACTTGAGGTAGgagatgattttttaaacaagACGTGAAAGCACTAACCATAAAGGGAAAGGCTGATAAATTAGAGTGCAGCTAGTATAAAAATAAGGACTTCCGTTCATCAAAGGACAccttaaagaaagtaaaaaggtgAATTGCAGAGTAGGAGTGGATATTTGCAACACATTTAACTGACAAAGGGCCTATATCAAGAACATATAAAGAAATCTTGcatatcaataagaaaacaaaaactagaatatagtgagcaaaagacttgaatagatattgCAAAAGAGCAATCTCAGTGGCCAATAGAAAAAGtgttcaattttatttgtaaccagaaaaatgtaaatgaaaaccatCCAAGATACCACAACTTATCTACCTGTATTGGCAAGATGAGTATCAACAGGGATTCtcatacactactggtgggaacgTGAATTGGTAGAGAAAAGCATGCACATAAGCCCAAGgagacatgtacaagaatgttcccCAAATCAGGAACCACTGAAATGTAAGCAACAGATGACTGATAAATAAATCGTAGCATCATCATGCTaaacaacaatgaaaaggaatgtaCAAGGATATCAATGAGAGAATTGtaactttttttcataataaGGGGCACAAAGCAGACACAAAGGAATACGTACTACATTAATCTGTTAATATAAAGTTCAATAATGGGTAAAACGATGTATAAAAACTAAAAgccttatattttaaaacattaaagcaAATTATTAAAAACCTATGAAATATAAGTAggtgtaatggttaattttatgtcaactCGATTAGGCCATGGTGCCCAGGTATTTGATATGATCTATTATTCTGAATGTTTCTGGGAcagtgtttttggatgagattaacatttaaatccgtgacatttgagcaaagccAATTGCCTTGTATTATGTGGATGAGCCTCACGAAGGCCTGAATTGAATAAAATACTGCCTTTTCCTAAGCAAGAAGCAATTCTGCCATCCGAtggcctttggacttgaactgcaaCACTGACTTCTTCCTGGGCCTCTAGCCTGACAgcctaccctgcagattttgCACTTGCTAGCCTCTATAATCATGTGAACCAAttccctaaaataaataataataataagtctcTCTCATATGAGAGAAttggatttttatatatatgtatgtgtgtatacatatatttgtgtatatgtgtgtatgtgtgtgtgtacatatacacacaaattgtATTGccttttctctggagaaccctgatacGATAGGTAAAAGtgtttacaaatattaataataaatgaaatatgtataAAAGGTAAAGGgtacaagacaaagaaataaagtaaacatgaagtaaaagataaaagacaGATGTGAAAGGCAGGTCAAGAGAATTTGAAAATGAACCAGGAGATGAGATTGATGCCTGTGAATACAAGTCAGGACAAAACCAGGTAAAATTCAAGAATAAAACCTAATGTAAAAACAATTGAGGGGAAAtatctgtaaaagaaaacaaaagcaaaaagcctGGGAATGACAATGAGAGaaacagaaggagagaaggaagtgaGCTAAAAGCAGTAGTTTGTGGAACCAGGTGTGAGAAAACCAGACTTGCCCGTAGTGTAGAGCCTTGTTGCTGTGGTGACATCCTGCCCAGGTGTAtcctgttgcaggaagtcagggactccaaacggagggaccagctgaagccatggcagaagaacataaattgtgaagatttcatggacatttattagttccccaaattaatacttttataatttcttacacctgtctttactgcaatctctgaacataaattgtgaagatttcatggacatttatcacttccccaatcaatacccttgagatttcctatgcctgtttttactttaatctcttaatcccatcatcttcgtaagctgaagaggatgtatgttgcctcaggaccctttgatgattgcgttaactgcacaaattgtttgtagagcatgtgtgtttgaacaatatgaaatctgggcaccttgaaaaaagaacaggataacagcaaagttcagggaacaagggagatgaGACTTTAAACTCTGACTGCCGGTAAGCTggacggaacagagccatatttctctccTTTCAAAAGCAAACAGgggaaatatcgctgaattctttttctcagcaaggaacgtccctgagaaagagaatgtgccctgagggtaggtctataaACGGCCCCCTTGGAGGCAGCCGTCTTTTACGGTCGaagctgaagggatgaaataagtcCCAGTCTCCTacagtgctcccaggcttattaggcaAGGAAATTTCCACCttataaattttggtcagacaggctacctgctctcaaactctgtctcctgataagatgttatcaatgacaatgcatgcccgaaacttcattagcaattttaatttcaccccatcctgtggtcctgtgatctcaccctgcctccacttgctttgtgatatgctattaccttgtgaagcctgtgatctctgtgacccacaccctattcgtacactccctccccttttgaaaattgctaataaaaacttgctggttttacggctcaaggagcatcacggaacctgccaacatgtgatgtctcccccggacacccagttttaaaatttctctcttttgtactctttccctttatttctcaaaccagctgagatgcttagggaaatagaaaagaacccacgttaaataTCAGGGGTGGGGTTTCCCCTGATAGTATCCTTTCTCACCCTCCTTTTCTCTGAAGTCTGGAGGAGCTGGACCCTGACAATGGCACCTTTACCTGCCTGTACCTGCTGTGGCAGGGCCATAACTTTTCCATCTAAATATCTGGAGTTGACCAGCCTGCTGATGCACCAGCAGCCCTGGAATATCCCCACAAGCCCATAGCTTGAAGTAACCTTAGTGTCACTGTGTATTTCcttttggtctttttttcctcttgcgtatttgtatttttacagcaTCCAAATTATATCCTATATAAGTTTTATATTCTGCCTATTTTTGTATCCCATTATGTcatattattgaaaattttttaaagactcaaTTTTTAATGGGTACATACATGATATTCCATCAATTGGAGTCCAACAATCCCATCAATTGttccagaaatatttgttgagtgcataTGATGTGCCAGGTGTTGTATGGCTTGTTCAAGGTCACTCTTAATTAGCAGTTGAGTGTGGGACACATGGGAAAGCCAATGAATGCACTGCAAAAGGCATTTTCTTCACTGCTCAGAGGCCCTCTGCTGATGCCCAGGCTCGCAAATGGTCCAGGTAACTGAATTTGCCTGTGTCGACTGGAAAAGTACCTCTGTGTTTTAGTGCCTACATGGGTCTGAGCACTGGCCCAACTCACAAATATCCATTGTGGATTTCAGGTAAGGCAAAGGAATTTTAGGACCTGTGTTTGTCAGACATAACATGGCAATCTTTTTCCATGATCtgcttctttactttttaaatttatgttttcaaataccTAATACATTCATGTGGTTCTACATTCAAGACAATATAATCATGTATACCATGAAATGGCTCATTCCCACCACTTCATCTGCTGAATACCTACTGTTTCATTAGTTTTTTGTGTATTATTCTGAAGTTTCTTTATGCAAATACAAATGCATACAtgcttattttttccctctccaaCACAAAAAACTAttctagaatatatatatgttatcaTCTTGCTTTTTGCATTTAATTATGTTTCTTAGAGTTATTTCCACATAAGTAAAGGTCTTCCTTCCTTGAACATTTTGACTCCTATAGTCCTATACTCTTATGCTACTCCATTGTAGGGCTAACTAGAATTCTCTGACCAATTACTGGTTAATGGGTATTTGAGTTTGCCATGAGGTTTGTCACCTCAAACAAGGTCGCACTGACCAACCTTGTGCGTAATTTATTTTGTACCACATAACtggcaaatacatttaaaattttgatacatattgccaaattACCTTCCATAGAGTTTTGGCAATATCCATTCCCACCAGTGCCATTCTTAACCACACCTTTGAACAGGGACTCAGGACAATTGTTTATTGAGTTAGCAAACTGAACATCTGCCCTACACCATGCCCTCTGCTGAGAACCATGCCCCAAAGAAGAATAAGATGCTGTTGGTACCTTCTTTCAATAGAGGGAGAGACAGATTTACCAAGAAATCTGACTTACCAAGCAAGTCGGTATGTGAGAAAGCACCATAGCATCATGCAGAAAGTGCTATGAGAACGTGGACAAAGGGTGATTTATTCTGCAAGGAGACATTCAGAGGAAGCAACAATCAAGCTAGGTCTTGAGAGACAAACAAATTGCCAAGGATAAGAGAGGTATTCAACACATGAGGGGACTGTGAACAATAGCTTAGACGCTTGTTTTGAGAATGATGGATAGCGTGGCATTGATCAAGCACGAGGAGCTAAGGCTGAAGAGACAAGCAAAAGCCAGTGAACGAGACCTTAGTTGACTGAATCTTCCTCTTGTGAAAACTGAGCAGTCCTGTGGGTTTGTCAGTGGCAGTGACATGGGCAGATTGCCTCCCAGCCACATTCTCTATCCATTCTCTTCCTCTGGACTCCAACACACCAGGAGCCTGGCAGTGTGTGTCCATTTCACCCCAGGGGATCATTCAGTGTCTCAAACTCAGACCTCACAATAGCCCCCAGGTAAGCCAGTTATGATGCAAGAAATGTTTGTGACTTACCCTCCGGCCCTCATCACATTGTCTTAGAAACAAACTCCAGGCATGAACACCTCCCGTCCTAGCTTATTGGCAGAGTATGATCAGAGAACGGAAGAATGACTGTCAGAGGATTGAAAAACAGAGGGCTAGTGACACAATGGtccaagaaaggaagaatgaaaagcCAGTCAGAATATTTAATACTAACTATTCCTTTCAGGATCAAGCCCCAGGGTGTTGCCAAGAGGATCTGAGTTCTGCTTCACCGTTGGGGTGAGTCTGACTTGCACTTTAGTCTGTCCATGTCAGAAAGAGGCCAAGTGGAGAAGCCTACCCAGTGGTTACAGAAACTCCTGCTCATGGCGGCCTCAGCCTGCCTGGTGCAGAATAACCCTTTATGAGCCTTCCTACTCCAGAAGGGAAAAGTAGGAAGAGCTTTTCCAGAATTCTGATAATTCTGATACTCCTGCTTCTCTTCTTGCAGGACATGGAGCAAATTCTACAGATCAGACCCACGGATTGCCCTGGGGAAATACTCCCCCTTGGAAAAAGAGATCCTAGTAAGTGTCCCGCAATTTTCATACAGAGGGGCCCCACTAAAGCCAGCCAGTTTAGCTAGGGGGAGCCAAAGGTTCAGAAACCACCAGTAACAGAGCCGCCTCTCCAACAGTAGACTTGTATTGGCTGAATCTGCTAGTGGCTTCCACACTTGCACAGCAAAATACCCTTACCGACAAGTCCCACTTACAAATATAAGTAATAACAAATGATGAAAACAGTTATTTCTTCAGCTCTTACCTTGCACTGGTCACTTTCATATATGTTGTCTTGTCGAGGCTTCACCAAGACCCTGTAAAGtcaataaaattattctgaattCATTGTAGGTCAGAggagagtcaggatttgaacccaaggtTATCTGACCTGAAAGGTTCACCTGTTTTCCACTACAGAGGGGCTCAAACACTTTCCACAACGGAGGGAGAATCAGTCACTAGCGAATTGTTTCTGTGGGTGCCACCTGCCCCTGCGCTCTTGAGATTTTAATAATCCTTTCTGCATTGTCAGCATCTAGGTGGCATTCACACCATAGCAGCAAGAAGGCTTTTGGCTTACAAGCACGAGGAAGAATGCCAAATGCTCAAGGAACTACAGTTGTCATCTCCGGACTACAAACGGGCAACGGAGTATAAAAAGGAACATTCCTTACCTTGTGCTATTTGTGCACCCCTAGAAAAAATATGGACAGCAAAGGTGATTGTGCCCCTAGAGGCATTTAAAATGCCACAACGAGAGCAGGTGAACGTCAGTAAGCACATAGAGAGAATGAGGCTTGCTCGGGCTCTGGGAAATCATCAGCGTTTACCCTACATTGAAAGGTTTACACGCTCCTCATTTCTGTCTGGGGTGGACCTGGGTTCAATGGCAAAAAATAAGGCCAGACAAAAGGAGGACACCTATGACACCCATAATTGTGATGATGCCAACCAAGATGAGAAAGAGGTGGCAgagggaaaaaacacaaaaagacgagaaataaaaatgaatgtagtTTTCAAGtcaaaagaaccaaaaaaatgTTTGACATACCATGGAAATGATCGCAAATCTCTCCTCCCCACAAAGAAACCGGAACGGTCCATCACAGGCCTAACGAACCGAAATCTTTTCTGCGTATCAGAATTCCCTGGTGACTTAATGCTAATGAATCAGGATTTTATATCACGGAGAGACCACTTCAGTGATGTGGTCAAGACCTACAACCTGGAAGAAGAGAGCACCTGGAAAGAGCGCATGCGTAAAGCAACTCCTTATcattattaaagttttatttattgccCAGGGTTACCACGTGTCCTGGTCCTTATTATTCCTGCCAGCTGTGCCCCAGGCTCCTTGCCACCCCATCTTATTTTGGGACTTTGGCTTCCCCTGCCCAGTCTCCAGGAGGGCCTCAAGGTAAGACCTACCTGCTGAggcttcctgacctcaggcaactcTTGGCTGTCACTCCCACCCTCAGCAACAGCCCAGGCCTTCTCCTAACCTACTCCCATTGGGGTGTGTGTCTGTTATCTATTTCCATGAAACAAATCACCCccaaatttagtagcttaaaacaaaaatcattaattttactTGCAATTTTGTGGGTTAGCAATTtaagctgggctcagctgggtgccTCTCTTGAGCTCATCTGGGTTCCTCATGTGTCTGTAGTTAACTGCAGGTAAATTAGTTGGCTCTCCTTCTGGGAACTGACAACTGTTAACTGGGTCCATGGGGATGACTGGGCCACATTTTTCCTTCCTCCAGTAGGCTAGCCCAGGCTTGTTCACAGGGTCATTGTGGGGTCCAAGAGGGTGAGTGGAAGTTCACAAGGCCTCTTAAGATCAAGGTTCATAACTGGCACACTGTCACTTTTGCCACATTTCTGTTGTCCGAAGCAAGacctgagaccagcctagatGCAAGAGTAGGTAAATGAACTTTATCTCTTGATGAGAGACCACATTGCAAAAGGCATGAAGACAAAGAAGTGGGAATATTTGGAACCATTATACAGTCAATAGCAGAGTCCCTGGAGCTGGGAACAGCCTGTAGTACAACTGAAGAAAAGAACACTATGCCCACATCTAAAAGTTGGAGGTCTATTTCATGCTGTCCACTTCCTGCCCAGGCATACAGCTTCTGCCTTGGAAGGTAGAGCCAGCCCTTTCCAGCCTTATTTCTTTGCTACCCTTGTCTTCAATGAAGCCAGGCAGTCCACACCTTCCTCATCAAGTCAAGTGCAGTCGCAAGGCAGGCATGGCTGTAGCATGCACAATTCCTTTGGGCATGTCAGGAGCAGGCACCAAATGTCTCTGAGGTCACTATTGCTACTCCTATCAAGGCTTTGCCTGTGCCCCAATGTGGCAGATATAGTAGACAACAACTTGGGCAGTCGGACTTTACCAAGATGGagcttttatttcttacaatgCTTGGCCATCAACAAGGAGGATGGCTCAGAGAAGGGCTGACCCTTCCAAGTTTGctacaaaatatgaaaacaggTTCTTATGGGAGGAAAGAATTGGAAGCCAGGAGTTTTCTAGCCTCTTCCCTGTACACTGCCTCctctaaacatacacacacacatagacactgCCATGGGATCTTGCTTATTGTGTAGTTCTCATGACAAGTCTCCAGTTTTCACCAATGACCCTCACACCTGCTCTGAGCCACACTCACAACCAACCACCAACTCATAGCCATTCTGTCAGACTTTCATGGCTAGCACAGACTTCATCAAATTCAAAGCACACATAGCCTGTATAGAACCTGGACGTGTCAGTCcaatctccttccctcctttcccagtAATCAAGAGAGAAGACAGCTGGCCATTGTCCATGACCTCGGGGAACTGTTTCAAATTGTAGGCTTGCTCACAGGCCATTTTCTTGATGCTGAGCTATTCAGTGAAAAACTGAAGTGCCCATTAATCAGTGAGCCATGGGAGTTGGGGGACAACCAGACCCTGGGCTGCACAGAGACATGAaccctcagcctcttaagtaccTTATAGGTCAGACTCGAGTTCTAGGTGTAAATAGGAGGTGAAGCATTTTTAGACATCTAGAAGAAATGAggatattttttccccaaatgacaGAAATCTTGTTGCCAAAAAagggggtcctgatccagacacCAAGAGAGGGTCTTGGATCTTGTGTAGGAAGAAATTCAAGATGAGTCGCAGAAACCACTGAGAAGAGATAGTTTATTGAAAGTTACTCAGTTCCAGAGTAGGGTGTCCTCAGAAAGCAAGCAGAGGAATGCATCATCTTTAAGCTTTTCTTATACAAGCGTCTTATCTATGTAAAAGCTAAGTTGTGACAATGTGAGGGTGTGCCGACAGCATGACAAGATGTATTActttgttgattaaaaaaaagttatttttggtattttagtgtGTAGGTACATCAAAGCATGTCTAGAATCATCTTAAAAGCATATATTATTATGTGATATCGGGACATTTGGACATTTCATTGTAGTAGGAGTTTCTCCTTACAAGCATTATTAATCTGTTTCCTCAGCCATAAACATTTCATGACCATGGGTCATGACTGGCAAGGAATGTGTCTTGctagttttaagatggagtttatTTTAAAACGGTGTCACCCTGTTTCCCTAACAATCTCACCCTCATTTCAAGCCAGCACCTTCACCGTTTGAGACACATGATGCACTTACTCACCGTCTGCATCTGAAGCATACAGGGATTCCTCGGTTAATCACACTGTGTCTTCAGCAACTCCTCACAGAGTTGGCAAGACACTGAACTTGTCCACAGGGACTTACAACTGCCTGAGGCAAGGTCAGGTTCCTTTCTAGCTCCCTCTTGTCGGTGGATTTTCCACAATCGGCCTTTTCAAAGCCACAGCTCCCCTCCAAGCGGAGGGAATGTCATTAGCAGGACACTTCAccctttctcatttttcaggACAACTCCATTGGCCACAGCTCCAAGTTAAGAGCATTTTGAAGTATTGTGTCAGCAGCTGCTGTGGCCAAGACAGTGACTCTGGGCACTGTAGCATTGTCCCCAAATATCAGTGGATTCTGATTAAAGAATCAGCCTGAATCAAAGAAATGGGTTAACTTTTCAGCCGAGGCAGAGTTAGAAATTGGAGGTGGAGATGAGGAAAACATTATTTCCAATGTTGAGATAACctcttaaatatgtataaaatagtgAATACCAAAGCATCCTCTGAAAACTCAAGCCAGtttgaaaaaactgaaaatgatttATCTGGACCCTAAAAGTTGCTTAGGATCAGCTACATGATGTGGTATAAAGTTTGCTAAATGAGAAATAAGGAGATCAGTGCTCTCCCTACAACTCTGTTCCCAACCAGCTGTGtgacaggggtaagccaccaggCACTCTGTGACTCAACTTCCCCATCAGTTAAACGAGTGCATTGAACTAAATGGTCAGCAAGGCTCAGGTCTATCCTTCATTTAATTAGCTGCATTCAATGGAGTTGGGAGTTGACTCAATAGTTGCCGACTCCTCACCGTCTGCTTAGTGTGGACAGTAACGACCTAAGTATTGTGTTACAAGAAGGCCAGGTGGTGCTGGCATAGAGATATTTTCACTGACCCAAATTCTCTGAGATGCGGAAATCACCTCTGAGAACAAATTCAACCCTTTGGAAAGAGAAGAGGTCAACAGAATGCCAAGCTATTGGCTTACTGGCTGTTGTCAATAGCAAACTTGTTGATAACTGTGATATTAATTGCAGTAAACATTAATTACCTGGAGCCATTCAGAATATGCCCACAGTTTACCATGTATGTGTATGCCATCTTTCAGGAAGtctacatgaaaataaatgtagattCGGATTTGAATTTTTGAAGGTTTTAGAAAATGCCCTGGATTAAGTACTTATTTATCTTAACCACCACTTACCTGAGTTTCATAAATACATCCAGATGATAATATCTGATGAAGAGATAAGTGAGCACAAGACCCTATGAGAGTCTTATGCTCAGTAGATTATGCTAACGGTGATAACGAATTTAGAAAGTCTTTGACATAAGCACTGGACACAAAAGAGAGCTCTGGTAATGAGTTGCTTAATCTGAAATTTCTAACAATCCCTGTTCCCTGAGGATGCTGATTAACAAAGAAGCCTTGGAGAACAAGTGATCAATTAAATTTTTACCAAAAGTTTATTATTGGGTTATCCAACAGACgaaagcaaaatataaataggctgggcatggtgcctcacacctgtaatctcagcactttgggaggctgaggcgggtggatcacttgaggcctgaagttcgagaccagcctggtcaacatggtgaaaacccatcgctactaaaaatacaaaaattatccggtgtggtgacatgcctgtaatcccagctacttgggaggctgaggcaagagaatcacttgaatttgggaggtgaaggtggcagtgagccaaaattgtgccactgccctccagcctggg from Papio anubis isolate 15944 chromosome 11, Panubis1.0, whole genome shotgun sequence encodes:
- the C11H10orf120 gene encoding uncharacterized protein C10orf120 homolog, which gives rise to MIRERKNDCQRIEKQRASDTMVQERKNEKPVRIFNTNYSFQDQAPGCCQEDLSSASPLGTWSKFYRSDPRIALGKYSPLEKEILHLGGIHTIAARRLLAYKHEEECQMLKELQLSSPDYKRATEYKKEHSLPCAICAPLEKIWTAKVIVPLEAFKMPQREQVNVSKHIERMRLARALGNHQRLPYIERFTRSSFLSGVDLGSMAKNKARQKEDTYDTHNCDDANQDEKEVAEGKNTKRREIKMNVVFKSKEPKKCLTYHGNDRKSLLPTKKPERSITGLTNRNLFCVSEFPGDLMLMNQDFISRRDHFSDVVKTYNLEEESTWKERMRKATPYHY